The Lysobacter gummosus sequence GCGCGCGATGGGCACGCCGGCGCCGGCGTTGCCGCTGGCCGAGCAGTACCTGCAGGTGATCTTCCTGTCGATGCCCTTCATCTACGCCTTCGCCTTCATCTCCGCGGCGCTGCGCGGCGCCGGCGATTCGCGCACGCCGTTCCGCTTCCTGCTGATGTCGGTGGCGCTCGACATCGTCCTCAATCCGTTGCTGATCTTCGGCTGGGGCCCGGTGCCGGCGTTCGGCATCGCCGGCTCGGCCATGTCCACCTTCTTCGCCCAGGGCCTGAGCCTGGCGGCGATGCTGTTGCACCTGCGGCGCAAGCGCCACGTGCTGTGGCTCGGGCGCAAGGACGCGCACTTGCTCAAGATCGACCTGAGCGTGCTGCGCGCGCTGATCGTCAAGGGCGTGCCGATGGGACTGCAGATGGTGCTGATCTCGCTGGCGATGATCGCGATGATCAGCCTGGTCAACGCCCACGGCACCACCACCGCGGCCGGTTACGGCGCGGCGCTGCAACTGTGGACCTACGTGCAGATGCCGGCGATGGCGATCGGCGCGGCGTGTTCGTCGATCGCCGCGCAAAGCGTCGGCGCCGGACGCTGGGACCGGGTCGGCGCGACCGCGCGCACCGGTACCTTGTTCAATTTCCTGATGACCGGCGCGCTGATCGCGCCGCTGATCCTGTTCGACCGCTACACGCTGGCGCTGTTCCTGCCCGAGGGCAGCGCTTCGTTCGAGATCGCCCGCCATCTGAATCACATCGCGGTGTGGTCGTTCCTGTTCTTCGGCGTGACCTTCGTGATTTCCGGTGTGGTCCGCGCGACCGGCGCGGTGATACCGCCGCTGTTGATCCTGGGCTTCGCGCTGTGGGGCATCCGCGTGCCGTTCGCGACCTTGCTGCAGCCGGTGATCGGCATGGACGCGCTGTGGTGGAGTTTCCCGGTCAGCGCGCTGTGTTCGATGCTGATGTCGATGGCGTATTACCGCTGGGGCGGCTGGCGCCGCGCGCGCATGATGGCCGCGCCCGAGCGCGTGGCCGCGCCGGTGGCTACGCAGAGCATCGCGATGCCGGCCGAAGTGCCGGCGCAACCGCCGGCGCCGGTGGCGGATATGTCGCCGGAGCAGCAATCGCGCGGACCCGGACCGCGCGATCTGGACGATGAGTTGAGCGAAAAGGCGCCCGGTTGAGTCGCGGCCGCGTGCGCTGCGTCGCTTGCGGCTAAGCGCGGAAATCCTGCGCCGCTTCCTTCACGTCGGTGTCCGCGTGATCCAGGCCGAGCGCGACCAGGCGCTGCGTCAGCGCCGCGTCCAGGCTCGCGGCCAGTTCGAGCAAGCGCCGGTATTCCCAGTAATCCGACAGGTCCAGCACTTCCGCCGCGACCGCTTCCAGATTCGCCAGCACCTGTTCGCGCGGCAACGCGTGCACGCGTTCGCGGCCGCGCACGATGCGCTCGGCGCTGCTCGGCTGACACGCCGCCCGCAGCGCATCGCGCAGTTCTTCCAGGACTTCGTCCGCGGTGATGATCATGGTTCCTGCGATGAGCGCGGCGACCGCGGATGTGTATGGGCCAGACTAGATTTCTTCCAGCGCCAGCGTGAACACTCCGGCCTCGCCCTTGTCGAAGGCCTCGCGCCAGATCCGGTAACCCTCGAGGTCTTCCTCGCGCACCGGCATCCGACCGATCACGCGCGGCCCGGCTTCGGCCACGCGCGTGCTGACGATCGGGAAATGGCCGAGCAGGCGCACGGCCTTGAGTTCGGCCACGTCGGCGGCGTGCTCCAGCAACACTTCCTCGCTGGTGTGGGTATCGAACTTGCGCAGCGACATGGCGTCGCGGCCGTCGGGCAAGGCATCGATGCGCTGGACCCAGAAGAATCCCCAGCTGCCATCGCTGCGCAAATAGGTACAGATATCGCCTTCGGACAAACCGGGGTCCACGTTGCTCTCCTGCCGCGGGGGCGACTTCGAACGCGGCCGCGCCGCGTCGCAAATCCTGCACGAATCTAGCGCGAACCGGGCGCGGCGCACAGCGCCGGTTCGGCCAATCGACAGGGCCATTACGGCCATATCGGGGGATACGCGGTCGCGGCCACGGGCCGGCCGCGGCGCGGTGTTTCACCGAAGCAGCAGCCGTGCGTGTCGCCCATGCCTGGCCGGGTCGATCGCCGACTTGTCGTCGCGCGCCCGGCGAAGCGATGGCAGCTGCGCGCGGTGTTTCCGCGGAACCATCGCGTGCCGCGGGACGACATCGACGCTACTGCGTCCGCAAACGCAAACGGCCGCCTTGCGGCGGCCGTTCGTTGCGATGCGCGTCTTGCGCGCGACGCGGGGATTACTCGGCGGCGGCGGCGGCGGCGCTCTTTGCGCGCGCGTAAGCGGCCAGGTCTTCCTTGATGCGCGCCTTCTTGCCTTCCAGGCCGCGCAGGTAGTACAGCTTGCCGGAGCGGACCTTACCGCGGCGCTTGACGTCGACCGAGTCGATGATCGCGCTGTGGGTCTGGAAGACGCGCTCGACGCCGAAGCCGTGCGAGATCTTGCGCACGGTGAACGAAGAGTTCAGGCCGCCGTTCTTGATCGCGATGACCACGCCTTCATAGGCCTGGACGCGCTCACGGTTGCCTTCCTTGACCTTGACGTTGACCACGACGGTGTCGCCGGGGCCGAAGTCGGGAAGCTTGCGGGTGATCTGCTCGGCTTCGAAATTCTGCAGCAGGGTGTGGATAGAGGGCTTGTTCATGGTTTACGGCCTGTTGGATTAGTTGTTGCGCGAGTGCACGTGGACCCGCGTCATGGCATCGGTACAGCAAAGGGGTACAGCTAAGCGACTAATTATAACGAGCTTTTTCCCGGCGTGGCTAGGGCCTGGAGGCTTTTACCCGGGGGTTTTGCCCGATCTGGAGGCCGGATCGGCGCTGGAAACGGTTTCCGAGGCGGCCTGATCGCCCTCCCCGGCCTGGCTGGCGGCCAGTTCGGCCCGGTAGGCGTCCAGCAATTTGCGGTCGGCCTTGGACAGGGCGGCCTCATTCAGCAGGTCCGGCCGGCGCTGCCAGGTCCGCCCCAGCGACTGCTGCCGGCGCCACTTGGCGATGTGGGCGTGGTTGCCCGACATCAGCACCGCCGGCACCGAACCCAGTTCGTGTTCGACCGGACGGGTGTAGTGCGGGCAGTCCAGCAAGCCGTCCTCGAAACTGTCCTGCACCGCCGATTCGGCGTCGCCGAGCGCGCCTTCCTGCAGCCGCGCCACCGCGTCCACGATCACCGCCGCGGCCAGTTCGCCGCCGGACAGCACGTAATCGCCGATCGAAATTTCCTCATCGACCTCGGCCTGGATCAGCCGCTCATCGACGCCTTCGTAACGGCCGCACAGCAGGATCAGACGTTCGTGGCCCGCCAGTTCGCGGACCTTGGCCTGATCCAGCCGCGCGCCTTGCGGGCTCATGTAGATCACCCGCGCCGGCGTCGGATCGGCCGCGCGCGCGGCGCGGATCGCCGCGCGCAGCGGTTCGATCAGCATGACCATGCCGGGGCCGCCGCCGAACGGACGCTCATCGACGCGGCGGTAATTGCCTTCGGCGTAATCGCGCGGATTCCAGCCGTGCAACGACAGCAGCCCGCGCTCGCCCGCGCGCCCGACCACGCCGAACGCCGCGCATTGCGCGACGAATTCGGGGAACAGGCTGATGAGGTCGATACGCATGGGCCTGGAGTGAGTTTAGAGGAGTGAGAAGTGAGTGAGAGGCGCTTCCGCCTTTCGCTCACTTCTCACTCCTCTAAACTCGTTCCTCAAAAATCCGGATCCCAATCGACCGTCACGAGGTTGGCCTCGAAATCGACCGACCGCACGTACTGCGGAATCACGAACGGAATCATGCGCTCGCGCTCGTCGTCGCGGGCGACCAGCACGTCGTTGGCGCCGGTGGCGAACAGGTGCGAGACGGTGCCGAGGCAAACGCCTTCGGTGGTGGCCACGCGCAGGCCTTCCAGATCGACCCAGTAGTACTCACCGTCCTTGGGCGGCGGCAGCACCGCGCGCGGGACGTAGATTTCGGTGCCGCGCATGGCTTCGACGGTGTCGCGGTCGGCGACATCGGGGAAAGTGGCGATCAGGAACTTGCCGCTCTGGCGGCCGCGCACGCCCGACAGCTCGCGCTCGCGGCCCTGAGGGTCGCGCACGATCCAGGGCTGGTAGCGGAAAATCGCCGCGCGCGGCTCGGTCCACGACTCGAGCTTGGCTTCGCCACGAATACCGAAGGCGCCAAGCACCCTGCCCAGCAGGATGCGGCGCGAATTATCGCTCATGGGTGCGATGGAAAGGCCGCGCGGCTCGCCCCGTGAGGAGCGGCGCGCGGCCCACCGGCTCAGGCGGCCGGAGCGGCCTTGACGGCCTGCTTGTACAGATCGGCGACCTTGTCGGTCAGCTGAGCGCCCTGGCCGACCCAGTGCTTGACGCGCTCGAGGTCGAGCTCGACGCGCTTCTCGGCGCCGGCGGCGACCGGGTTGTAGAAACCGACGCGCTCGATGTTGCGGCCGTCGCGGGCGCTGCGGCTGTCGGTGACGATGATGTGGTAGAACGGACGCTTCTTGGCGCCGCCGCGGGTCAGTCGAATCTTGACCATGGGGTCTTTTTCCTGTGTTGCCCAGCCGTCGGAATGACGGGGTAAGCCGAAAAGTTTAACCGATTCCGTGGCTTGAGCAAACCCGGGTGGGTTCGGGCGCTCTGCCGGGGCCGCTGCGGCGGCTCGTAAAGCCCTGCCCGTCCTGGATTTTGGGACCCCGAGGGCCTCTTCTCGGCCCTGGTACGGCTGGCCTGCCGTCTCCGCCACTTGCTCCTGCGCTGAGGCATGGCGCTCAAGTCACTGGATCCCCGCGTTCGCGGGGATGACGATTTGGGGGGATTCGCCCGCAACCCGCCTACCGTCGTTCCCGCGCAGGCGGGAACCCAGGGCTTTATCGAGGCATGACTCTGAAAGTCTCTGGATCCCCGCCTTCGCGGGGATGACGGCTTGGGCGATCTGTCGCCGGTTCGGGGACCTGCCGCGCAACCCGCCTAGCCTCGTTCCCGCGCAGGCGGGAATCCAGGGCTTTATCGAGGCATGGTTCTGAAGCCTCTGGATCCCCGCCTGCGCGGGGATGACGGCTGTGGGAAACAAGGCGCGCCCCGCCAACCCCACAACGAAAAACGGCGGCCATCGGCCGCCGTTCGGATTCGCAGCGCCTTTGGGGCGATCAACGGAACGGCATGCCGCCGCGTCCGCCCATCATGCCCTTCATGCCGCGCATCAAGCCCTTCATGCCGCCGCCGGAGAGCTTGCTCATCATCTTCTCCATCTGCTGATACTGCTTCATCAGCTTGTTGACGTCGGCCGGGGTCAGGCCCGAACCCTTGGCGATGCGCGCGCGGCGCGAGCCGTTGAGCAGGCCCGGGTTGCGACGCTCTTTCTTGGTCATCGAGTTGATGATCGCGACCATGCGCGGCACTTCCTTGCCGGTGACCTGGTTCTTCACCGACTCGGGGATCTGGCCCATGCCCGGCAGCTTGTCCATGAGGCCGTGCAAGCCGCCCATGTTCTGCATCTGTTCGAGCTGGTCCTTCATGTCGTTGAGGTCGAACTTCTTGCCCTTGGCGACCTTCTCGGCGAGTTTCTGCGCCTTGTCCTTGTCGACCTGCTGCTCGACCTGCTCGACCAGCGACAACACATCGCCCATGTCGAGGATGCGGCTGGCGACGCGGTCGGGATGGAACACGTCCAGGCCGTCGGGCTTTTCGCCGACGCCGATGAACTTGATCGGACGGCCGGTGACGTAACGCACCGACAAGGCGGCGCCGCCGCGGGCGTCGCCGTCGGTCTTGGTCAGCACCACGCCGGTCAGCGGCAGCGCTTCGCTGAAGGCCTTGGCGGTGGTCGCCGCGTCCTGGCCGGTCATCGAATCGACCACGAACAAGGTTTCCACCGGCGTGACCGCGGCATGCAGCGCCTTGATCTCGGCCATCATCGCTTCGTCGATGGCCAGGCGGCCGGCGGTATCGACCAGCAGCACATCGACGTAGGACTTCTTCGCGTCGGCGATCGCGGCGCGGACGATGTCCACCGGCTTTTGCGAGGCGTCGGAGGCGAAGAACAGCACATCGACCTGCTGCGCGAGCTGCTTGAGCTGCTCGATCGCGGCCGGACGGTAAACGTCGGCCGAGACCACCATCACCTTCTTCTTGCGCCGCTCCTTCAGGTGCTTGGCCAGCTTGCCGACCGTGGTGGTCTTGCCCGCGCCCTGCAGGCCGGCGAGCAGGATCACCGCCGGCGCCGGCACGTTGAGGTTCAGGTCGGCGGCCTGCGAGCCCATGACCGTGGTCAGCTCGTCGCGCACGACCTTGATCAGGGCCTGACCCGGGGTCAGCGACTTGAGCACTTCCTGGCCGACCGCGCGCACCTTGATGCGCTCGATCAGCGCCTGCACCACCGGCAGCGCGACGTCGGCTTCGAGCAGGGCGATGCGCACTTCGCGCATCGACTCGCGGATGTTTTCCTCGGTCAGACGGCCGCGGCCGCGCAGGCGCTCGATGGTGCCGGAGAGGCGTTGGGTCAGTGATTCGAACATGGCGTGGTCGTGATCGCGGAACGACAGGGGCGGCAAGTATAGCCGGCGGGGCGTTGGGGCGAGGAACGAGTGCGCAGGAGTGAGGAATGAGCAGGAACACAGGCCCTCGGCCCAAGCCTTTACTCACTTCTCACTCCTCTGAACTCACTGCTCATGCGACACTCTGCCGATGACAATCGTTCTCATCGCCGTCGTTCTCTATCTGACCGCGACCGGATTGCTGGTTTCGGCCGTGCGCCAGGACCGCGGCCGCAGCGCG is a genomic window containing:
- a CDS encoding MATE family efflux transporter, giving the protein MASSSPRGSHLLTEGPIGRTMISFALPIMAGNAAQSLNGSINSIWVGRYLGEAALTATANANNIMFFLIGSMFGIGMAATILIGQAIGARDTERARKIMGTSATFFISLSAVIACLGWFMTDKVLRAMGTPAPALPLAEQYLQVIFLSMPFIYAFAFISAALRGAGDSRTPFRFLLMSVALDIVLNPLLIFGWGPVPAFGIAGSAMSTFFAQGLSLAAMLLHLRRKRHVLWLGRKDAHLLKIDLSVLRALIVKGVPMGLQMVLISLAMIAMISLVNAHGTTTAAGYGAALQLWTYVQMPAMAIGAACSSIAAQSVGAGRWDRVGATARTGTLFNFLMTGALIAPLILFDRYTLALFLPEGSASFEIARHLNHIAVWSFLFFGVTFVISGVVRATGAVIPPLLILGFALWGIRVPFATLLQPVIGMDALWWSFPVSALCSMLMSMAYYRWGGWRRARMMAAPERVAAPVATQSIAMPAEVPAQPPAPVADMSPEQQSRGPGPRDLDDELSEKAPG
- the rplS gene encoding 50S ribosomal protein L19, giving the protein MNKPSIHTLLQNFEAEQITRKLPDFGPGDTVVVNVKVKEGNRERVQAYEGVVIAIKNGGLNSSFTVRKISHGFGVERVFQTHSAIIDSVDVKRRGKVRSGKLYYLRGLEGKKARIKEDLAAYARAKSAAAAAAE
- the trmD gene encoding tRNA (guanosine(37)-N1)-methyltransferase TrmD, producing MRIDLISLFPEFVAQCAAFGVVGRAGERGLLSLHGWNPRDYAEGNYRRVDERPFGGGPGMVMLIEPLRAAIRAARAADPTPARVIYMSPQGARLDQAKVRELAGHERLILLCGRYEGVDERLIQAEVDEEISIGDYVLSGGELAAAVIVDAVARLQEGALGDAESAVQDSFEDGLLDCPHYTRPVEHELGSVPAVLMSGNHAHIAKWRRQQSLGRTWQRRPDLLNEAALSKADRKLLDAYRAELAASQAGEGDQAASETVSSADPASRSGKTPG
- the rimM gene encoding ribosome maturation factor RimM (Essential for efficient processing of 16S rRNA); translated protein: MSDNSRRILLGRVLGAFGIRGEAKLESWTEPRAAIFRYQPWIVRDPQGRERELSGVRGRQSGKFLIATFPDVADRDTVEAMRGTEIYVPRAVLPPPKDGEYYWVDLEGLRVATTEGVCLGTVSHLFATGANDVLVARDDERERMIPFVIPQYVRSVDFEANLVTVDWDPDF
- the rpsP gene encoding 30S ribosomal protein S16, giving the protein MVKIRLTRGGAKKRPFYHIIVTDSRSARDGRNIERVGFYNPVAAGAEKRVELDLERVKHWVGQGAQLTDKVADLYKQAVKAAPAA
- the ffh gene encoding signal recognition particle protein; this translates as MFESLTQRLSGTIERLRGRGRLTEENIRESMREVRIALLEADVALPVVQALIERIKVRAVGQEVLKSLTPGQALIKVVRDELTTVMGSQAADLNLNVPAPAVILLAGLQGAGKTTTVGKLAKHLKERRKKKVMVVSADVYRPAAIEQLKQLAQQVDVLFFASDASQKPVDIVRAAIADAKKSYVDVLLVDTAGRLAIDEAMMAEIKALHAAVTPVETLFVVDSMTGQDAATTAKAFSEALPLTGVVLTKTDGDARGGAALSVRYVTGRPIKFIGVGEKPDGLDVFHPDRVASRILDMGDVLSLVEQVEQQVDKDKAQKLAEKVAKGKKFDLNDMKDQLEQMQNMGGLHGLMDKLPGMGQIPESVKNQVTGKEVPRMVAIINSMTKKERRNPGLLNGSRRARIAKGSGLTPADVNKLMKQYQQMEKMMSKLSGGGMKGLMRGMKGMMGGRGGMPFR